A single window of Candidatus Aminicenantes bacterium DNA harbors:
- a CDS encoding type 1 glutamine amidotransferase, with the protein MRSDVRVAIIDNAIEPEAYKPVEHWSRWLAVPWQAFRAPEGCLPARPSDFSHYILTGSEASILDREAWVESEVGFVRETFAAGASILGSCYGHQLLAFALFGPAHIGRCPSPEVGWLPIRTLVASRLLGPVGVVFAFSHHFDEVRSLPAGCTVLARSEACSVQGFGIDGRNVWGLQMHPEIDVPSARAFMRDLAARGAKSGDLDLAALETEDRDTGLITRIVSQFIHFSS; encoded by the coding sequence ATGCGATCCGATGTTCGAGTGGCTATCATTGACAACGCGATCGAACCAGAGGCGTACAAGCCCGTCGAACATTGGTCGCGCTGGCTCGCGGTCCCCTGGCAGGCTTTCCGCGCTCCCGAGGGTTGCCTTCCAGCCCGGCCTTCGGATTTCAGCCATTACATCCTGACCGGGTCCGAGGCCTCGATCCTGGATCGGGAGGCTTGGGTCGAATCCGAGGTCGGTTTTGTCCGGGAGACTTTCGCTGCCGGGGCCTCCATTCTCGGGAGCTGCTATGGACACCAGTTGCTGGCCTTCGCCCTGTTCGGGCCGGCGCACATCGGGCGATGCCCGAGTCCCGAGGTGGGCTGGCTGCCGATCCGCACCCTCGTTGCGAGCCGGCTGCTCGGTCCTGTCGGCGTCGTCTTCGCCTTTTCGCACCACTTCGACGAAGTCCGGAGCCTCCCGGCGGGGTGCACCGTTCTGGCCAGGTCCGAAGCCTGCAGCGTCCAGGGCTTCGGGATCGACGGCCGGAATGTCTGGGGCTTGCAGATGCACCCGGAGATCGACGTCCCTTCCGCCCGGGCTTTCATGCGCGATCTGGCCGCCCGCGGCGCCAAGAGCGGGGATCTCGACCTTGCGGCCCTGGAGACGGAGGACCGGGATACTGGTTTGATTACCAGGATTGTCAGCCAGTTCATCCATTTTTCTTCTTGA
- a CDS encoding ACT domain-containing protein has translation MHNVSLGTELHVITPNEPGIQGRVLGTLANAGVNLRAISVFAHEAEGHFRLLTSDNKKAETALRTLGYKVKVNKVVVVEISDRIGAGAEIGALLGNAVIDVEYSYGSSSGKAAALLVFKTNNNKKAYDTLR, from the coding sequence TTGCATAATGTAAGCCTGGGCACCGAGCTGCACGTCATCACCCCCAACGAACCCGGAATTCAGGGGCGCGTCCTGGGAACCCTGGCCAACGCGGGCGTCAACCTGCGCGCCATCAGCGTCTTCGCCCACGAGGCCGAGGGCCATTTCCGCCTGCTCACGTCGGACAACAAGAAGGCCGAGACGGCCCTGCGGACGCTGGGCTACAAGGTCAAGGTCAACAAAGTCGTCGTGGTCGAGATCAGCGACCGGATCGGGGCCGGCGCCGAAATTGGGGCCCTCCTCGGGAACGCCGTGATCGACGTCGAATACAGCTATGGCAGCTCCTCGGGCAAAGCGGCGGCCTTGCTCGTCTTCAAGACAAACAATAATAAGAAGGCTTACGACACTCTGCGTTGA
- a CDS encoding glycosyltransferase family 4 protein produces MDTQRVLVVTSDVAFVEGGHLSIARGTVRALRELGHEADLMLTPQNRFGRQLRAYWATRLTDVGLDGLGRPIDRVISLRFPSYAVKHPAHVCWLNHRMREYYDLWDDLKARLSWKGRIKEGARRFLIHRIDGRLLKKNVRKVFAISGEVKKRLDRWGHIPAEVLYPPPPQRPYRTEAYGDFVFAVSRLTGLKRLDLLVEAMARTRNKGLRAVIAGEGPERDALAGRIRERGLEGRVSLAGPIDEAGLLDHYARCRAVYFAPYHEDYGFVTGEAFASGKAVLTAEDSGGPVEQIRDGESGYIVPADPAAMAQKLDAWADDAGLAERMGQAGRRSIAALNWPDTIRRLLSA; encoded by the coding sequence GTGGACACCCAACGCGTCCTAGTTGTCACATCCGACGTCGCGTTCGTCGAGGGGGGACATTTGTCCATCGCCCGCGGCACGGTGCGGGCGCTTCGCGAGCTCGGCCACGAGGCCGACCTGATGCTCACCCCGCAAAACCGGTTCGGGCGGCAGCTTCGCGCCTACTGGGCCACCCGGCTGACCGACGTCGGCCTGGACGGCCTGGGCCGGCCGATCGACCGGGTCATTTCGCTTCGCTTCCCCAGCTACGCCGTCAAGCACCCCGCCCACGTCTGCTGGCTTAACCACCGCATGCGCGAATACTATGACCTCTGGGACGACCTTAAAGCCCGCCTGTCCTGGAAAGGCCGGATCAAAGAGGGCGCCCGGCGCTTCCTCATTCACCGTATCGACGGGCGCCTGCTAAAGAAAAACGTGCGCAAGGTCTTCGCCATCTCGGGCGAAGTCAAGAAGCGGCTGGACCGCTGGGGCCATATCCCGGCCGAGGTTCTCTACCCGCCGCCGCCGCAGCGGCCGTACCGTACGGAAGCCTACGGCGATTTTGTCTTCGCGGTCTCCCGCCTGACCGGCCTGAAGCGGCTCGATCTGCTGGTGGAGGCCATGGCCCGGACCCGGAACAAAGGCCTGCGGGCGGTCATCGCCGGCGAAGGCCCGGAGCGCGACGCCTTGGCCGGGCGCATCCGCGAGCGGGGCTTGGAGGGAAGGGTGTCCTTGGCCGGGCCGATCGACGAGGCCGGCCTGCTTGATCATTACGCCCGCTGCCGAGCGGTCTATTTCGCCCCTTACCACGAGGACTACGGCTTTGTCACAGGGGAAGCCTTCGCCTCGGGCAAGGCGGTGCTCACGGCCGAGGACAGCGGCGGCCCGGTCGAACAGATCCGGGACGGCGAATCGGGCTACATCGTCCCGGCCGATCCTGCCGCCATGGCCCAGAAGCTGGACGCCTGGGCCGACGACGCCGGCCTGGCCGAGCGCATGGGGCAGGCGGGCCGGCGATCCATCGCCGCCCTGAATTGGCCGGATACGATCCGCCGCCTGCTCTCGGCCTAG
- a CDS encoding carbon starvation protein A — protein MNVLLILILASVAFLLAGRFYAAWIARRLGEDRAVPTPAISRSDGRDYVPTKTYVVFAHHFSAIAGAGPILGPTMALLYGFVPAWLWIVLGGIFIGAVHDFTTLFVSMREGGKSMAEVARKTLGRRGFNLMIAFTLVMIVLVTSSFLSATSISLTSLWPLSKIGVTAGATFLKVVVRNGVEMGRIGGIASMSVIVITLCSPFLGWLIHKRGLKTLPAYLIAAVICVVSVWLGIQFPVSLQPTHWMLIISGYVLLAAGTPVWLILQPRDFINVQILYGGVALMVVSLLRTGLGGLRVTAPSFNLAQGMASLGLIWPMMFCTIACGAISGFHALVAGGTTGKQLTLETDARRVGYNAMLLESLLAVCVLLAVGATLAFSDYRAIVWPTDPGVKSNPILGFSLAAGNLFHRGLGIPVALGTVFGILLVEGFVVTTLDAAVRLNRYLFEELWGIVFKRIPGLLRLYWVNSGLSVIIMLALAGSNAFNLLWPIFGTANQMLAALSLLAISAWLLLRRRKAGFVLVPAVFMMVTTLASMGILFAQYVRQRNYLLLAADVIMFGLAVGVIMLAVRTFRQKRPPSVAGAV, from the coding sequence ATGAACGTCCTGCTGATTCTGATCCTGGCTTCCGTCGCCTTCCTCCTTGCCGGCCGATTTTATGCCGCCTGGATTGCGCGCCGGCTGGGCGAGGATCGCGCGGTGCCGACGCCCGCGATCTCCCGTAGCGACGGCCGCGATTATGTTCCGACCAAGACCTATGTCGTCTTCGCCCACCACTTCTCGGCCATCGCCGGGGCCGGCCCCATCCTGGGACCGACCATGGCTCTGCTTTATGGTTTCGTCCCGGCTTGGCTTTGGATCGTCCTCGGCGGCATCTTCATCGGCGCCGTTCACGACTTCACAACCCTGTTCGTCAGCATGCGCGAGGGAGGCAAGTCGATGGCCGAGGTGGCCCGCAAGACGCTGGGACGGCGGGGCTTCAACCTAATGATCGCCTTCACTCTGGTGATGATCGTTCTGGTGACTTCGTCCTTCCTCAGCGCCACCTCGATTTCCCTGACCTCACTCTGGCCGCTCAGCAAGATCGGCGTCACGGCCGGCGCGACCTTCCTCAAAGTCGTGGTCCGGAACGGGGTCGAGATGGGGCGGATCGGGGGCATCGCCTCCATGTCCGTCATCGTCATCACCCTGTGTTCGCCGTTCCTCGGCTGGCTCATTCACAAGCGGGGGCTGAAGACCCTGCCCGCGTATCTGATCGCGGCCGTTATCTGCGTCGTCTCGGTTTGGCTGGGCATCCAATTCCCGGTCAGCCTCCAGCCGACCCATTGGATGCTGATCATCTCGGGCTACGTCCTCCTGGCGGCGGGGACGCCTGTCTGGCTCATTCTGCAGCCGCGCGATTTTATCAACGTCCAAATCCTTTATGGCGGCGTCGCGCTGATGGTCGTCTCACTGCTGCGGACGGGCCTGGGCGGACTGCGGGTGACCGCGCCGAGCTTCAACCTGGCCCAAGGCATGGCCAGCCTGGGCTTGATCTGGCCGATGATGTTCTGCACCATCGCCTGCGGAGCCATCTCGGGCTTCCACGCGCTCGTGGCCGGGGGCACGACGGGCAAGCAGCTGACCCTGGAGACGGACGCCCGTCGGGTGGGCTATAACGCCATGCTCCTGGAATCCCTGCTGGCGGTCTGCGTTCTGCTGGCCGTGGGCGCGACGCTGGCCTTCTCCGACTACCGCGCCATCGTCTGGCCGACCGATCCGGGCGTCAAATCCAACCCCATCCTCGGGTTCAGCTTGGCGGCCGGGAACCTCTTCCATCGCGGTTTGGGCATTCCGGTGGCGTTGGGCACGGTTTTCGGCATCTTGCTGGTCGAAGGCTTCGTGGTCACCACCCTGGACGCCGCCGTGCGGCTCAACCGCTATCTTTTCGAGGAGCTCTGGGGCATCGTATTCAAGAGGATCCCCGGCCTGCTTCGCCTGTATTGGGTGAATTCCGGCCTTTCGGTCATCATCATGCTGGCCCTTGCCGGATCCAACGCTTTCAACCTGCTTTGGCCCATATTCGGGACGGCCAATCAGATGCTGGCGGCGCTCAGCCTGCTGGCGATTTCGGCCTGGCTTCTGCTGCGGCGCCGCAAGGCCGGGTTCGTTTTAGTCCCGGCCGTCTTCATGATGGTCACCACCCTTGCTTCGATGGGCATCCTCTTCGCCCAATATGTCCGTCAGCGAAATTATCTCCTACTGGCCGCGGACGTGATCATGTTCGGCTTGGCGGTGGGCGTCATCATGCTGGCCGTGCGAACCTTCCGGCAAAAGCGCCCTCCTTCGGTCGCGGGGGCGGTTTGA
- a CDS encoding biopolymer transporter ExbD, whose protein sequence is MAKAEPNVVPLCDVLLVLLIIFMVITPLVQKGIDVRLPETASDTAGGQPVGLIVVTLNKDLTVDINKDRFADFKLAGEELRRLYSTRADKTIFLRADAKCAFARVVELIDVCKGSGAETLGLVPEYFTE, encoded by the coding sequence ATGGCCAAAGCCGAACCCAATGTCGTCCCGCTGTGCGATGTTTTGCTCGTCCTGCTGATCATCTTCATGGTCATCACGCCGCTCGTCCAAAAGGGCATCGATGTCCGCCTGCCCGAGACCGCCTCCGACACGGCCGGCGGCCAGCCCGTCGGGCTGATCGTCGTCACCCTGAACAAGGACCTGACCGTCGATATCAACAAGGACCGTTTCGCCGACTTCAAGCTGGCCGGGGAAGAGCTTCGCCGGCTGTATTCGACCCGCGCGGACAAGACTATCTTCCTGCGGGCCGACGCCAAGTGCGCCTTCGCCCGGGTCGTCGAGCTGATCGACGTCTGCAAGGGCTCCGGCGCCGAAACGCTGGGCCTGGTTCCCGAATACTTCACCGAATAA
- a CDS encoding acyl-CoA dehydrogenase family protein encodes MDYTLSEEQTALREMAREFAQNEMRPVAARYDQSHEFAHDVMKKAFAAGFLTCNIPDAYGGGGLSSLDLAILSEELAWGCAGLFTSMMACSLATTPIVLFGSEEQKKTFLGSMCRTYTLGAYALTEREAGSDAGAVRTKAVKDGNEYVLNGAKCFITNGGVAGLYTVFANTAPHKGARGISAFIVPRDTPGLSVGKVEDKMGQRASNTAEVYFEDVRVPAANRLGREGMGFIIAMKTFDVTRASVGSAALGIARAALEHSVAYAKTRKAFGKALALYQTTQMKIAQMAMELEAARHLVWHAAWLSDQGKPNGKESAMAKCFASDIAVAAANEAIQIHGGYGYMRDYPVEKLWRDAKLLQIYEGTNEIQRLVISHEVIGPVKE; translated from the coding sequence ATCGATTACACCCTGAGCGAGGAACAGACGGCCCTGCGGGAAATGGCCCGCGAATTCGCCCAGAACGAGATGCGGCCGGTGGCGGCCCGCTATGACCAAAGCCACGAATTCGCCCACGACGTCATGAAAAAGGCCTTCGCGGCCGGGTTCCTGACCTGCAATATCCCCGACGCTTACGGCGGCGGCGGGCTGTCCAGCCTGGACCTGGCCATCCTGAGCGAGGAACTGGCCTGGGGCTGCGCCGGCCTGTTCACCAGCATGATGGCTTGTTCGCTGGCCACAACCCCGATCGTGCTCTTCGGCAGCGAGGAGCAGAAAAAGACTTTTCTAGGCTCGATGTGCCGAACCTACACCCTGGGCGCGTACGCCCTGACCGAGCGCGAGGCCGGGTCCGACGCCGGAGCGGTCCGGACCAAGGCCGTCAAGGACGGGAACGAGTACGTTCTCAACGGGGCCAAGTGCTTCATCACCAACGGGGGAGTGGCCGGGCTCTATACCGTCTTTGCCAATACCGCCCCGCACAAGGGCGCCCGGGGCATCAGCGCATTCATCGTCCCGCGCGATACGCCCGGCTTGAGCGTCGGTAAGGTCGAGGATAAGATGGGCCAGCGGGCTTCCAACACGGCCGAGGTGTATTTCGAGGATGTCCGCGTCCCAGCGGCCAATCGGCTGGGCCGCGAGGGGATGGGGTTCATCATCGCCATGAAGACCTTCGACGTGACCCGGGCCTCGGTCGGCTCCGCCGCCCTGGGCATCGCCCGGGCCGCCCTGGAGCATTCGGTGGCCTATGCCAAAACCCGCAAGGCTTTCGGCAAAGCCCTGGCCCTCTATCAAACCACCCAGATGAAGATCGCCCAGATGGCCATGGAGCTCGAGGCCGCCCGGCATCTGGTTTGGCACGCCGCCTGGCTCTCCGACCAGGGGAAGCCCAACGGCAAGGAATCGGCCATGGCCAAGTGCTTTGCCTCGGATATCGCCGTGGCCGCGGCCAATGAGGCCATCCAGATCCACGGCGGCTACGGCTACATGCGCGACTATCCGGTCGAGAAGCTCTGGCGCGACGCCAAGCTGCTCCAAATATACGAAGGGACCAACGAGATCCAGCGGTTGGTCATCAGCCACGAGGTCATCGGCCCGGTCAAGGAATAG
- a CDS encoding TIGR03960 family B12-binding radical SAM protein — MSEPALRSVEKPARYAGGEWNEIRKDPAAARIRVALAFPDVYEIGMSYLGQKILYDRANRRSDILAERVFAPWPDFEAALRRTGEPLRSLENGLPLDAFDAVAFSLLYELNDTNVLTILDLGRIPIAAADRTAAHPLILAGGPAAFNPEPLARVFDAFFLGDGEEGLLEILDAWDVVRRTAPDRATAIAALARIPGVYVPSLYETWEAAGSPLQAVRPRPGSAVPARVRKRVLAGFADSPFPEKIVVPNLQAVFDRVAVEVARGCPQKCRFCQATSLYHPHRTKSPESVVKTVLASLDATGYEDASLFGLSVGDYPCLEPVIEALMARLAPRRISLSLSSLRPKRLSPEIVEAITKVRRTGFTLVPEAATERLRRVINKHLEDRDLWSAAESAFRRGWRLLKLYFMIGLPTETDEDVAAIPILVRELLARGRAILGGPPRIHVSLASFIPKPHTPFQWMAMDSPGRLRDKQMRVRAALGRDRSIEIKTHDIRQSVLEAAFSRGDRRLHNVLLGAWEAGARFDGWNDQFRPELWDDAFRRSGIDSGDYLRAIEPGAPLPWDAIATGMKPEFLRRELELALQAETTPSCESRECGDCRGCETGMDKRGPGPERIDLGPDAGPAFLGRPAEAPIRYLVRYAKEGPARFLGHNDLVNALQRVFRRAGAETAFSEGFHPKPVMSFGPALPLGMGGGDEFMEFKSGREIDEPEFLSALNAVSPGGLRFNALSRRGPTERPFQERIRGMIYAVDLRDPAFADPPDPDEAAAAVRSAAAADPAFDWLEAVEADGVGVRLVLRVAFRPQKIPRPQDLVGRALGLERPSFAMIREGYVLASA; from the coding sequence ATGTCTGAACCGGCTTTGCGCTCGGTCGAGAAGCCGGCCCGCTATGCCGGCGGCGAGTGGAACGAGATCCGCAAAGATCCCGCAGCGGCCCGGATCAGGGTCGCCCTGGCCTTCCCGGACGTCTACGAGATCGGCATGTCCTATCTCGGCCAGAAGATCCTCTACGATCGGGCCAATCGTCGGTCGGACATCCTGGCCGAGCGGGTCTTCGCCCCCTGGCCCGACTTCGAGGCCGCACTTCGCCGGACCGGGGAGCCGCTGCGGTCGCTCGAGAACGGCCTCCCGCTCGACGCCTTCGACGCCGTCGCTTTTTCCCTGCTCTACGAGCTGAACGACACGAACGTGCTGACCATCCTTGACCTGGGCCGGATCCCGATCGCCGCGGCCGACCGGACGGCGGCCCACCCTCTGATCCTGGCGGGGGGCCCGGCCGCGTTCAATCCCGAGCCCCTGGCCCGCGTCTTCGACGCCTTCTTCCTCGGCGACGGCGAAGAAGGCTTGCTCGAAATCCTGGATGCCTGGGACGTGGTCCGCCGGACCGCGCCGGATCGGGCGACGGCCATCGCCGCGCTGGCTCGGATTCCCGGCGTCTATGTTCCTTCCCTTTACGAGACATGGGAAGCGGCGGGCTCGCCGCTGCAAGCCGTCCGGCCCCGGCCGGGAAGCGCCGTGCCGGCCAGGGTCCGCAAGCGGGTTCTGGCCGGTTTCGCGGATTCGCCTTTCCCCGAAAAAATCGTCGTGCCCAACCTTCAGGCCGTTTTCGACCGGGTGGCCGTCGAGGTGGCCCGAGGCTGCCCGCAGAAGTGCCGCTTCTGCCAAGCGACCAGCCTTTATCATCCCCATCGGACCAAGAGCCCGGAAAGCGTCGTCAAGACCGTCCTGGCCAGCCTGGACGCCACCGGCTACGAGGACGCTTCCCTCTTCGGCCTCTCGGTCGGCGACTATCCCTGCCTCGAGCCCGTCATCGAAGCTCTGATGGCGCGGCTGGCTCCGCGGCGCATCTCTTTATCGCTGTCTTCGCTCCGCCCGAAACGGCTATCGCCGGAGATCGTCGAAGCGATCACCAAAGTGCGTCGGACAGGATTCACCCTGGTTCCGGAAGCGGCCACGGAACGCCTGCGTCGGGTCATCAACAAACATCTCGAGGATCGCGACCTGTGGTCCGCGGCCGAGAGCGCCTTCCGCCGGGGCTGGCGGCTGCTTAAGCTCTACTTCATGATCGGGCTCCCGACCGAGACGGACGAGGATGTGGCGGCCATCCCGATCCTAGTCCGCGAGCTCTTGGCCCGCGGACGGGCCATCCTCGGCGGTCCGCCCCGCATCCATGTCAGTCTGGCCTCTTTCATCCCCAAGCCGCACACGCCGTTCCAGTGGATGGCCATGGACTCGCCCGGGCGGCTGCGGGACAAGCAGATGCGGGTTCGGGCCGCCCTCGGGCGGGATCGCTCGATCGAGATCAAGACCCACGACATTCGGCAATCTGTTTTGGAGGCGGCCTTCTCGCGGGGCGATCGGAGGCTGCACAACGTTCTGCTGGGAGCCTGGGAAGCCGGGGCGCGCTTCGACGGCTGGAACGATCAATTCCGGCCCGAGCTTTGGGATGACGCGTTCCGGCGATCCGGGATCGACTCCGGCGATTATCTTCGGGCCATCGAGCCGGGCGCCCCCTTGCCATGGGACGCCATCGCGACGGGAATGAAGCCCGAGTTCCTTCGCCGCGAGCTGGAGCTGGCCTTGCAGGCCGAGACGACCCCTTCCTGCGAGAGCCGCGAATGCGGTGATTGTCGGGGCTGCGAGACGGGGATGGACAAGCGGGGACCCGGGCCGGAGCGGATCGATCTCGGGCCCGATGCCGGGCCCGCGTTCCTGGGCCGGCCGGCTGAAGCCCCGATTCGCTATCTCGTCCGATACGCCAAAGAAGGGCCGGCCCGGTTCCTCGGGCACAACGACCTCGTCAACGCCCTGCAGCGTGTGTTCCGCCGAGCCGGGGCGGAGACTGCCTTTAGCGAGGGATTCCACCCCAAGCCGGTCATGTCGTTCGGGCCGGCGCTGCCTTTGGGGATGGGCGGGGGAGACGAGTTCATGGAGTTCAAGTCGGGGCGGGAGATAGACGAGCCCGAGTTCCTAAGCGCCCTCAACGCCGTATCCCCGGGCGGCCTCCGATTCAACGCCTTGAGCCGACGGGGACCGACCGAGCGCCCATTTCAAGAGCGCATCCGGGGGATGATCTATGCGGTCGATCTTCGGGATCCCGCGTTCGCCGATCCGCCCGATCCGGACGAGGCGGCGGCGGCGGTCCGATCGGCCGCCGCAGCCGATCCGGCCTTCGACTGGCTGGAGGCGGTCGAGGCGGACGGAGTCGGCGTCCGTCTCGTCCTCCGGGTGGCTTTCCGGCCCCAGAAGATCCCGCGGCCGCAGGATCTCGTCGGGCGGGCCTTGGGCCTGGAGCGGCCGTCCTTCGCCATGATCCGCGAAGGCTACGTCCTGGCCTCGGCTTGA